A region of Solibacillus isronensis DNA encodes the following proteins:
- a CDS encoding histone acetyltransferase, whose protein sequence is MTSIGAIVLGWFIFDMWQESSRDAIIGKALSSNIDTISVTDCKTNEELLVFTNADAAFIPMVEIYRFPYVQLERPDNKLFKEEPLLDIEYLQENEVKYVVRVYQFDSKPTLELPLEDSYMYSPKNNDKVYLFGVKGNDQLIEVNEGLKTLVDIITLN, encoded by the coding sequence GTGACATCAATCGGTGCCATTGTTTTAGGCTGGTTTATTTTCGATATGTGGCAAGAGTCTAGCAGAGATGCCATTATAGGAAAAGCTTTGAGCAGTAATATTGATACTATTTCAGTAACAGACTGCAAAACAAATGAAGAACTTTTAGTATTTACTAATGCGGATGCCGCTTTTATTCCTATGGTTGAAATTTATCGATTCCCCTATGTACAGTTGGAACGGCCAGATAATAAACTTTTTAAAGAAGAGCCATTGCTCGATATCGAATACTTACAAGAAAACGAAGTCAAGTATGTAGTGAGGGTCTATCAATTTGATAGTAAGCCAACACTAGAACTGCCTTTAGAAGACAGTTACATGTATTCACCTAAAAATAACGATAAAGTCTATCTTTTTGGAGTGAAAGGCAATGATCAGCTAATAGAAGTGAATGAAGGGTTAAAAACGCTAGTGGATATCATCACTTTAAATTAA
- a CDS encoding S9 family peptidase, producing the protein MVSFPKPGAEQFLRTFSIGDFAVSPDEKQLVFSTNLSGKYNLWAMNLPSTFPTQLTFKNQSCHGLLYDKQGRFIIAGFDDDGNENTQFYALPLHGGTLQPIIHEEGTRNTGMILSEDGKRLYYTSSKGNPSFLNTYKYDLETGAEELVLEGKTTPTLTVGLSSNEETLLYMTAYSNTHTLLYAKRANDHILLTPSTDSEHTVSDACFATDDLIYFLTDYNADFTYLASYNLETNEFIKVKDIEHESFTTLKYDQHKQRLYIVSEKGVEDTVYMYNLSSDEWQKIQTPCSTIDKLVVTKSGNLYMLGGSATKPVNIYRFTDNEWTSITQYTVPGVEQSELVEPEVITYTSFDGLEIESLFFKAKKENDNGEIIFWPHGGPQAAERKFFRASFQFFLNNGYSIFAPNFRGSTGYGLAFTKMVNGDWGYGPRLDNVAGLDWLIDNGYAEKGNILLMGGSYGGYMALLLHGRHADYFKAVVDIFGPSDLFSFVNSVPEDWKPMMDQWVGNPERDKEKFIEYSPITYLETMTKPMLVIQGANDPRVVKEESDQIVQALKDKGREVEYMLLEDEGHGFSKKENEIAVYQKILSFFSQFVESKVKA; encoded by the coding sequence ATGGTTTCATTTCCTAAACCAGGGGCAGAGCAATTTTTAAGGACATTTTCAATAGGGGATTTTGCGGTAAGTCCTGATGAAAAACAACTTGTTTTCAGTACAAATTTAAGCGGAAAGTATAACTTATGGGCAATGAATCTGCCAAGTACATTCCCGACACAGCTGACATTCAAAAACCAGAGCTGTCATGGTCTTTTATATGATAAACAAGGACGATTCATCATTGCAGGTTTTGATGATGATGGTAATGAAAATACACAATTTTACGCGTTGCCTCTACATGGCGGTACATTACAACCAATTATTCATGAAGAAGGAACGCGCAATACTGGAATGATCCTTTCAGAAGACGGGAAAAGGCTTTATTACACTTCTTCAAAAGGAAATCCTTCTTTTTTAAATACTTATAAATATGACTTGGAAACAGGGGCAGAAGAATTAGTTTTAGAAGGAAAAACGACACCTACGTTAACAGTTGGTTTAAGCTCGAATGAAGAAACCCTCCTTTATATGACGGCGTATTCAAATACACATACACTGTTGTATGCAAAACGGGCGAATGACCATATTTTGCTGACACCGTCTACCGATTCCGAGCACACGGTTAGTGATGCATGTTTCGCAACAGATGATCTTATTTATTTTTTAACGGACTACAACGCAGATTTTACATACTTAGCTTCCTATAATTTAGAAACAAATGAATTTATTAAAGTAAAAGATATAGAGCATGAAAGCTTCACTACTTTAAAATATGACCAACACAAACAGCGCTTATATATTGTTAGTGAAAAAGGTGTAGAAGATACTGTATACATGTATAATTTGTCCTCAGATGAGTGGCAGAAAATTCAAACGCCATGTAGTACGATCGATAAGCTTGTTGTGACGAAGTCAGGAAATTTATATATGTTAGGCGGTAGTGCTACTAAACCGGTTAATATTTACCGATTTACAGATAATGAGTGGACTTCTATTACCCAATATACAGTTCCAGGTGTCGAACAAAGCGAATTAGTGGAGCCTGAAGTCATTACGTATACTTCTTTTGATGGGCTGGAAATTGAATCTTTATTCTTCAAAGCGAAAAAGGAAAATGATAATGGGGAAATCATCTTTTGGCCACATGGTGGTCCGCAAGCTGCAGAGCGAAAATTCTTTAGAGCTTCGTTCCAGTTCTTTTTAAATAATGGTTATAGTATATTTGCGCCAAATTTCCGTGGATCAACAGGTTATGGATTAGCTTTCACGAAAATGGTAAACGGAGATTGGGGTTATGGTCCTCGACTTGATAATGTCGCAGGTCTCGATTGGCTTATTGACAACGGTTATGCAGAAAAGGGCAATATATTATTGATGGGTGGAAGCTATGGTGGCTATATGGCCTTACTGCTTCACGGACGTCATGCGGATTATTTCAAAGCGGTAGTCGATATCTTTGGACCATCGGATTTGTTTTCATTTGTCAATTCGGTTCCGGAAGACTGGAAGCCGATGATGGATCAATGGGTAGGAAATCCTGAAAGAGACAAAGAAAAGTTTATCGAATATTCTCCAATTACGTATTTAGAGACAATGACAAAACCAATGCTCGTTATCCAAGGAGCAAATGATCCACGTGTTGTAAAAGAGGAGTCGGATCAAATTGTGCAGGCGTTGAAAGATAAGGGCCGTGAAGTCGAATATATGCTTCTTGAAGATGAAGGTCATGGATTCTCTAAAAAAGAAAATGAAATTGCGGTTTACCAAAAAATCCTTTCATTCTTCAGCCAATTTGTAGAATCTAAAGTGAAAGCATAA
- a CDS encoding DUF2500 domain-containing protein, whose amino-acid sequence MYDMPGSGDWLFNFGPIFIALIFIIIFISIIGMVFSSFKQWKKNENSPRLTVPAIVKVKRTNVTRHTHHHHDNNHHSHSTSTNYFITFEFESGDRSEFHVSGKEYGMLAEGDIGKLTFQGTRYLDFTRM is encoded by the coding sequence ATGTATGATATGCCAGGAAGTGGGGATTGGTTATTCAACTTCGGACCAATATTTATCGCACTTATTTTTATTATCATATTTATCTCAATAATTGGGATGGTATTCAGTAGTTTCAAGCAATGGAAGAAAAATGAGAACTCACCTCGGCTAACAGTTCCGGCCATCGTAAAAGTTAAAAGAACAAATGTAACGAGACATACCCACCACCATCATGATAATAACCATCACTCGCACAGTACCTCTACAAATTACTTCATTACATTTGAGTTCGAAAGTGGTGACCGATCAGAGTTTCACGTTTCGGGGAAGGAGTACGGTATGCTTGCAGAAGGGGATATCGGCAAGTTAACTTTCCAAGGAACAAGATATCTTGACTTTACTCGAATGTAG
- the thpR gene encoding RNA 2',3'-cyclic phosphodiesterase yields the protein MERVAHYFWAVRIPDEVKQTIYEELIRIKPIFQFKRWVDLDDYHITLAFLGAVNPKQLTSVIGSVGEAIKNQKTFTLDIKGLGVFGAQKSPRIFWGAVSESDALYKIQEIVHQTCLDEGFKLETRPYNPHITLARKWGVNEDFVADNLVKYNPFKEKPLTFEVNEIVLYKSNVENTPKYEPVASFSLV from the coding sequence ATGGAGAGAGTGGCGCACTATTTTTGGGCGGTTCGGATTCCGGATGAAGTAAAACAAACCATTTATGAGGAACTGATACGAATAAAACCAATCTTCCAGTTTAAGCGATGGGTGGATTTAGATGATTATCATATAACGCTTGCTTTTCTTGGAGCTGTAAATCCAAAACAACTTACATCCGTTATTGGATCAGTTGGGGAGGCCATAAAGAATCAAAAAACTTTTACGTTAGATATTAAAGGACTGGGTGTGTTTGGAGCACAAAAATCACCGCGTATATTTTGGGGGGCAGTTAGTGAATCAGATGCTTTATATAAAATTCAGGAGATTGTCCATCAAACTTGTCTAGATGAAGGTTTTAAGTTAGAAACACGCCCTTATAATCCACACATTACATTGGCCAGAAAATGGGGAGTTAATGAAGATTTCGTAGCGGACAACTTAGTCAAGTATAACCCATTTAAAGAAAAACCTTTAACTTTTGAAGTAAATGAAATCGTCCTATATAAATCAAATGTGGAAAATACACCGAAATATGAACCAGTGGCGTCGTTTTCATTAGTATGA
- a CDS encoding helix-turn-helix transcriptional regulator, with protein sequence MKNNIKVLRAQHSMTQDQLAEKLSVSRQTIISLEKEKYNPSIILAFKLAEIFNCNIEDIFIYEGETE encoded by the coding sequence ATTAAAAATAATATTAAGGTTTTACGCGCTCAACACAGTATGACGCAAGATCAATTGGCAGAAAAACTTTCTGTCTCTAGACAAACTATTATTTCATTGGAAAAAGAAAAATATAATCCGTCGATTATTTTAGCATTTAAATTGGCAGAAATTTTCAATTGTAATATTGAAGATATATTTATTTATGAGGGGGAAACTGAATGA
- a CDS encoding nucleoside deaminase, whose protein sequence is MINNTDLKHLQRCVELAKIALEKGDEPFGSVLVSAEGEVLFEDHNHVAGGDHTQHPEFAIARWAANNMEPEERSKATVYTSGEHCPMCAAAHGWVGLGRIVYASSSKQLAKWLAEFGQAPSRVRNLSIQEVIKDAIVDGPVPELAEEVHQLHRQFHEIRR, encoded by the coding sequence ATGATAAATAATACAGATTTAAAACACTTACAACGTTGTGTAGAATTAGCAAAAATTGCCCTTGAAAAAGGTGACGAACCATTTGGATCAGTACTTGTTTCCGCTGAGGGAGAAGTACTTTTTGAAGATCATAATCACGTAGCAGGTGGTGACCACACACAGCATCCCGAGTTTGCAATAGCGCGTTGGGCAGCAAATAATATGGAACCTGAAGAAAGAAGCAAAGCAACAGTATACACTTCAGGGGAACATTGTCCGATGTGCGCCGCTGCTCATGGCTGGGTAGGGCTAGGACGGATTGTTTATGCAAGTTCTTCTAAACAATTGGCAAAGTGGCTAGCAGAATTCGGCCAAGCCCCTTCACGTGTACGCAATTTATCTATTCAAGAAGTTATTAAAGATGCAATAGTAGATGGGCCTGTTCCGGAACTAGCAGAGGAAGTCCATCAACTTCATCGCCAGTTTCACGAAATAAGACGATGA
- the pdxS gene encoding pyridoxal 5'-phosphate synthase lyase subunit PdxS has product MVQVGTNRVKRGMAEMQKGGVIMDVINAEQAKIAEAAGAVAVMALERVPSDIRKAGGVARMADPRIVEEVMNAVTIPVMAKARIGHIVEARVLESMGVDYIDESEVLTPADEEYHLLKSDYTVPFVCGCRDLGEAARRIGEGASMLRTKGEPGTGNIVEAVRHLRKVNAQVRRVVGMNVDELMTEAKNLGAPFELLLEIKRLGRLPVVNFAAGGVATPADAALMMELGADGVFVGSGIFKSENPEKFARAIVEATTHYTDYKLIAEISKELGTPMKGIEIATLNVNERMQERGW; this is encoded by the coding sequence ATGGTACAAGTTGGAACTAATCGAGTAAAACGTGGAATGGCAGAAATGCAAAAGGGCGGCGTAATTATGGATGTCATTAATGCTGAACAAGCGAAAATCGCGGAAGCTGCAGGTGCAGTAGCAGTGATGGCGCTGGAACGTGTGCCTTCCGATATACGAAAAGCTGGCGGTGTTGCCCGTATGGCGGATCCGCGGATTGTCGAGGAAGTGATGAATGCCGTCACAATTCCGGTTATGGCAAAAGCACGAATTGGTCACATTGTAGAAGCACGTGTATTAGAGTCAATGGGTGTGGACTATATCGATGAAAGCGAAGTTTTAACACCGGCTGATGAGGAATACCATTTACTTAAGAGTGATTATACTGTGCCCTTTGTTTGTGGTTGCCGTGATTTAGGAGAAGCAGCGCGACGTATTGGTGAAGGGGCCTCTATGCTCCGTACGAAAGGTGAACCAGGTACAGGCAACATCGTGGAAGCAGTTCGTCATCTTCGAAAAGTTAATGCTCAAGTACGCCGTGTTGTTGGAATGAATGTGGATGAATTAATGACCGAGGCAAAAAATCTAGGAGCCCCATTTGAATTACTATTGGAAATTAAGCGTTTAGGACGTTTACCTGTTGTGAATTTTGCCGCGGGTGGAGTGGCAACTCCTGCAGATGCTGCGTTAATGATGGAGCTTGGTGCAGATGGTGTGTTTGTTGGTTCCGGTATATTCAAATCAGAGAATCCCGAAAAATTTGCGCGTGCTATTGTGGAAGCAACAACGCATTATACAGACTACAAACTGATTGCTGAAATCTCAAAGGAACTTGGAACGCCGATGAAAGGAATTGAAATAGCTACCCTGAATGTTAATGAACGTATGCAGGAGCGTGGCTGGTAA
- the pdxT gene encoding pyridoxal 5'-phosphate synthase glutaminase subunit PdxT codes for MAKIGVLALQGAVKEHIQQIELLGHEAVAVKTSNDLRDIDGLILPGGESTTIGKMLERNDLLEPIKAMAQQGVPMFGTCAGLILLAKKIRNSKTPHLSLMDVEVERNSFGRQVDSFEVPLSIPSIGDEITAVFIRAPHIVSIGEHVEILATYEERIVLARDGQFLGCSFHPELTDDVRILEFFIGMVNEFINVPR; via the coding sequence ATGGCAAAAATCGGAGTACTTGCATTACAAGGTGCGGTAAAAGAGCATATTCAGCAAATCGAGCTTCTTGGGCATGAGGCTGTTGCAGTGAAAACGAGCAATGATTTGCGTGATATTGACGGTCTTATTTTGCCTGGTGGAGAAAGTACGACAATCGGTAAAATGTTAGAACGAAATGACTTGTTGGAACCTATAAAGGCAATGGCACAACAAGGTGTTCCAATGTTCGGGACATGTGCCGGTCTTATACTGTTGGCCAAAAAAATTAGGAATTCCAAAACCCCTCACCTCAGTTTAATGGATGTGGAAGTAGAAAGAAATTCTTTCGGGCGACAAGTAGACAGCTTTGAAGTTCCATTATCAATTCCATCAATTGGTGATGAAATAACAGCAGTTTTTATTCGAGCCCCGCATATTGTATCGATCGGTGAACATGTTGAAATACTCGCTACATATGAAGAACGAATTGTACTAGCTAGAGATGGGCAATTTTTAGGCTGCTCTTTTCACCCTGAACTGACCGATGATGTACGTATACTTGAATTTTTTATCGGTATGGTAAATGAATTTATAAATGTCCCTAGATAG
- a CDS encoding S-layer homology domain-containing protein, which yields MAKLIRVLLSLSIFLLVLNCSSLTTSAKGVNLLPFEDEKSGRNSNAYLSTYEYPSTKMKEDFINEISTYAMKASEKWGIPASAIIGMAALESGYGTTRIAINANNLFGIKVWGYNPKNAWQLKGQPDEDYEPVPVLTDYGQDRKIYDESKRRDNWYRAFSSYKEAVDYLAGNLLLNDRYRFAKNNYEERMKKGWGYERASKEYLFDIADAGYIHLGGEYYRNKVGSIMDKRELYQFDERTLKDIGGHWAEQQILFLTEKGWISGYPDGTYKPNQSITRAQAAAIISNFLALTITNKDISFSDVEKSFWASDSIRLVAQHKIINGIGDGRFSPNTFLTRAQMAQIFYNAGFYSHSANKGVTSFKDVDQNFWASLAIETMKQEGIIAGYTASRFGPNNPTTRAHMAAMIYRIHEKGLDK from the coding sequence TTGGCGAAATTAATCAGAGTATTACTATCACTATCAATTTTTTTACTAGTTTTAAATTGCAGCTCGTTAACCACGAGTGCAAAAGGGGTAAACCTTCTCCCCTTTGAAGATGAAAAGTCTGGAAGAAATAGTAACGCCTACTTATCTACATACGAATATCCTTCAACGAAAATGAAGGAAGACTTTATTAATGAAATTTCTACATATGCAATGAAAGCAAGTGAAAAGTGGGGAATTCCTGCTAGTGCGATTATTGGAATGGCTGCTCTGGAAAGCGGCTATGGCACAACAAGAATAGCAATAAATGCAAATAACCTTTTCGGTATAAAGGTTTGGGGATATAATCCGAAGAATGCATGGCAGTTGAAGGGACAACCTGATGAAGATTATGAACCGGTTCCTGTCCTAACAGATTATGGACAAGATCGTAAAATATACGATGAAAGTAAAAGAAGGGATAACTGGTATCGAGCTTTCAGTTCCTATAAAGAAGCGGTCGATTATTTGGCAGGAAACTTACTGTTAAACGATAGATACCGGTTTGCAAAAAACAATTACGAAGAAAGAATGAAAAAAGGATGGGGTTATGAGCGGGCATCCAAAGAATATTTGTTCGACATTGCCGACGCCGGCTATATCCATTTGGGCGGGGAATACTATCGCAATAAAGTAGGCTCCATTATGGACAAACGTGAATTATATCAATTTGATGAGAGAACTTTAAAAGACATAGGTGGACATTGGGCTGAACAACAGATTCTATTCTTAACTGAAAAAGGCTGGATTTCCGGCTATCCTGATGGTACATATAAACCGAATCAATCAATAACAAGAGCTCAGGCAGCTGCTATTATTAGTAACTTTTTAGCGCTGACTATAACAAATAAAGATATTTCATTTAGTGATGTCGAAAAGAGCTTTTGGGCATCAGACTCAATTCGTTTAGTAGCACAACATAAAATAATTAATGGAATCGGGGATGGACGTTTTTCACCTAATACATTTTTAACTAGGGCGCAAATGGCTCAAATCTTCTATAATGCCGGATTTTATAGCCATTCTGCCAACAAGGGTGTAACTTCATTTAAAGATGTGGACCAAAACTTTTGGGCATCACTTGCGATTGAAACGATGAAACAAGAAGGAATTATAGCTGGCTATACCGCTAGCCGATTTGGTCCAAATAACCCGACAACGAGAGCACATATGGCTGCTATGATTTATCGAATTCATGAAAAAGGCTTGGACAAATAA
- a CDS encoding DUF2179 domain-containing protein has translation MQEIILILVIQLVYVPLMTLRTIFLVKDMRLLASIFGFLEVLINVFALSIIFSGDQNFIAMIVYALGFSIGIPIGTMIENKLAIGYVSVTINTQQKNQELIETLRNSGFAITTSVSEGRDSERYKYEILAKRNREKELFALVESIEPKAFIISYEPKSFKGGFLVDRMRKFKLRR, from the coding sequence ATGCAGGAAATAATCCTAATTCTGGTCATACAGCTCGTATACGTGCCGTTAATGACATTACGTACAATTTTCTTAGTCAAAGACATGAGACTTCTTGCTTCAATTTTTGGGTTTTTAGAAGTTCTTATTAACGTATTTGCACTTTCTATCATTTTTAGTGGTGATCAGAACTTTATTGCGATGATTGTGTATGCACTCGGATTTAGTATTGGGATACCTATCGGAACAATGATTGAAAACAAACTGGCTATTGGTTATGTCTCTGTAACAATCAATACGCAGCAAAAAAACCAGGAATTGATCGAAACATTAAGAAACAGTGGTTTTGCCATCACGACGTCTGTCAGTGAAGGTCGTGACAGTGAACGTTATAAATATGAAATTCTCGCTAAACGAAACCGAGAAAAAGAATTATTCGCCCTTGTTGAATCGATTGAACCAAAGGCATTTATCATTTCATATGAGCCAAAATCATTCAAAGGCGGTTTCTTAGTCGATCGTATGCGTAAATTTAAGCTTCGACGATAA
- the hydA gene encoding dihydropyrimidinase, with translation MSILLKNGTIVTSTDEYVGDILIEDEKIAAIGKNLLLEADQVIDVSGKYVLPGGVDQHVHYSFDYKGARVQGFDTSNAAIVGGTTTVIEFVNQAPGKGIAETIFEYEENEVKDVAMVDYSFHGIVCEPSDELFKEIPSLVDKGLPTLKLFMAYKGLPFHSDDEAIFKALKAAKDVGVTVMIHAENADVIDILQQEYIAKGLTDPYYHALSRPTLVEVEATQRVIHLANLAGAPVYIVHVTAKEVMEVIRDAYIKGTPVYGETCTHYLMLDKEDLARPNFEGAKYVCSPALREEEDREALWNAVNKGWLNAVSSDHCGFNWEKQKTMGIDDFTNIPNGSPGVENRLGILWTYGVNTGKISRQRLVDLYATTPAKINGIAHRKGHIGVGFDADIVVYDPTPVSIISNETSLQGVDFNIYEGLKQEGKVDKVFLRGQLAVEDGKYVGRLGQGTFIPGKPYGLCYEGFEKKEELESVL, from the coding sequence ATGAGTATTTTATTAAAAAACGGGACAATTGTAACGAGTACAGATGAATATGTAGGCGATATTTTAATTGAAGATGAAAAAATCGCGGCAATCGGGAAAAATCTTTTACTTGAAGCAGACCAAGTTATAGATGTTTCAGGAAAGTATGTCTTACCAGGAGGAGTCGATCAGCACGTCCACTACTCTTTTGATTATAAAGGGGCACGCGTGCAAGGATTTGATACTAGTAACGCTGCAATTGTTGGAGGCACTACGACAGTTATCGAATTCGTGAACCAAGCACCAGGAAAAGGTATTGCTGAAACGATCTTTGAATATGAAGAAAATGAGGTAAAAGATGTCGCAATGGTCGATTATTCGTTCCATGGAATTGTTTGTGAACCTTCAGATGAACTTTTTAAAGAAATTCCAAGCTTAGTAGACAAGGGACTACCAACCTTAAAACTATTTATGGCGTATAAAGGCTTACCATTTCACAGTGATGACGAAGCCATCTTTAAAGCATTAAAAGCAGCTAAAGATGTCGGTGTTACTGTAATGATTCACGCAGAAAATGCAGATGTTATCGATATTCTTCAACAGGAATATATAGCAAAAGGCTTAACGGATCCTTATTATCATGCACTTTCAAGACCTACACTTGTTGAAGTAGAGGCTACACAGCGTGTCATTCATTTAGCGAATTTAGCTGGCGCACCTGTATATATCGTTCACGTAACAGCAAAGGAAGTTATGGAAGTCATTCGGGATGCGTACATCAAAGGTACACCGGTATATGGTGAAACGTGTACCCATTATTTAATGTTAGACAAAGAAGATTTAGCCCGTCCTAATTTTGAAGGTGCAAAATATGTCTGCTCACCTGCACTACGTGAAGAAGAAGACCGTGAAGCATTGTGGAATGCTGTTAATAAAGGCTGGTTAAATGCTGTTAGCTCTGATCATTGCGGATTTAACTGGGAAAAGCAAAAGACAATGGGGATTGACGATTTCACAAACATTCCAAACGGTTCGCCAGGTGTTGAAAACCGTCTGGGAATATTATGGACATATGGTGTAAATACCGGCAAGATTTCCCGTCAACGTTTAGTAGATTTATATGCAACAACCCCAGCGAAAATAAATGGTATTGCCCACCGTAAAGGTCATATTGGAGTTGGGTTTGATGCTGATATTGTAGTTTATGATCCTACGCCTGTTTCAATTATTTCGAATGAAACAAGCTTACAGGGAGTTGATTTCAATATTTACGAAGGGCTTAAACAAGAAGGGAAGGTGGACAAAGTATTCTTACGTGGTCAATTAGCCGTTGAAGATGGCAAATATGTTGGACGCTTAGGTCAAGGGACGTTTATCCCTGGGAAACCATACGGCTTATGCTATGAAGGTTTTGAAAAGAAAGAGGAGTTAGAAAGCGTACTATAA
- a CDS encoding NAD-dependent epimerase/dehydratase family protein: MTVLITGGSGFVGINIIEKILDAGMDVVNYSLTPVPTEAEILFHRKAGQYFYIEGDILNGDTLIQTLNQYNIKSLIHAAAITPDIEHEMKSFSKISSINYNGTLSVLEAAKKVGIEKFFYISSCTVYGETGYIDPLLDEKKSIPLPVNLYEITKYAGERLALRYKTLYDLPLTVCRLGYVFGAWEHYTGLRQTLSVPFQVTKAAYEKTTIHLPRPGVRDWTYSKDVAAAIYHLIQVKELKEDIYNIGSGQVWSIVDWCELLKRKFPDFHYQLQEDSKLWNVDYFGERDIQQLAIDRLKAEGYTPQYSLNEAFENYMEWLDQTSLFWSIPADQQIVSK; encoded by the coding sequence GTGACAGTTTTAATTACAGGTGGTTCAGGTTTTGTAGGAATAAATATTATAGAAAAAATTTTGGATGCCGGAATGGATGTAGTGAATTATTCACTTACACCTGTTCCAACAGAAGCGGAAATATTATTTCACAGGAAAGCAGGCCAATATTTCTATATTGAAGGAGATATTTTAAATGGAGATACACTCATACAAACGCTGAATCAATACAACATTAAAAGCTTGATTCATGCAGCTGCTATCACTCCGGATATTGAACATGAAATGAAGTCATTTTCAAAAATTTCTTCTATTAATTACAACGGTACGCTATCAGTATTAGAAGCAGCTAAAAAAGTGGGAATTGAAAAGTTTTTCTATATTAGTTCCTGTACCGTTTATGGGGAGACGGGTTATATCGATCCGTTACTAGATGAGAAGAAATCAATTCCATTACCAGTCAATTTATATGAAATAACAAAATATGCGGGGGAGCGTTTAGCCCTTCGCTATAAAACCCTATACGATTTACCATTGACCGTTTGCCGGTTAGGCTACGTATTCGGGGCTTGGGAGCATTATACGGGATTACGTCAAACATTATCCGTACCATTTCAAGTGACTAAAGCAGCTTATGAAAAAACAACGATTCATCTACCAAGACCAGGCGTACGAGACTGGACTTATAGTAAGGACGTTGCTGCAGCTATTTATCATTTAATACAAGTTAAGGAGCTAAAAGAAGATATATATAATATTGGCTCTGGCCAAGTATGGAGCATCGTAGATTGGTGTGAGCTTTTGAAACGGAAATTTCCGGACTTTCACTATCAATTACAGGAAGATTCAAAGTTATGGAATGTAGATTATTTCGGTGAACGAGACATTCAGCAATTAGCAATTGATCGTTTGAAAGCAGAAGGTTACACACCGCAATACAGTTTAAATGAAGCGTTTGAAAACTATATGGAATGGTTGGATCAAACGTCATTATTTTGGTCGATACCTGCAGATCAACAAATAGTGAGCAAATAA